From Plasmodium yoelii strain 17X genome assembly, chromosome: 7, one genomic window encodes:
- a CDS encoding PIR protein, with the protein MNDNMCRRLFLVRSNFPDELDKDKNYQFKDKLFESDCDNNCKTDIDKIKAGCLFWFNELFGSSSSFRNHANSNMNVVAYIWAWLSYKLNQKPQNEINTLNDFYNMYIENSEKYKTSIEHVAEYNTYIELINKNKDLLNINFKDMSNFYKAFVLLCEMYNGLDSNNSDCSKYLVKANEFAKKYDDLNENYNNTKDSPYNKVLSTLSNDFNNFKNICKNAHSSNFPTLPTYPRRLVIKNTLISIAFIFASVSILLGVSYKYSLFGFRKRSQKQHLREKLKK; encoded by the exons atgaatgaCAACATG tgTAGAAGATTATTTCTTGTGAGGAGTAATTTTCCTGATGAATTAGACAAAGATAAAAACTATCAATTTAAAGATAAATTATTCGAAAGCGATTGCGATAATAATTGTAAGACTgatatcgataaaattaaggCTGGATGCTTATTTTGGTTTAATGAATTATTTGGGAGTTCTTCTTCGTTTAGAAATCATGCAAATAGTAATATGAACGTTGTTGCATACATTTGGGCgtggttaagttataagtTAAATCAAAAACcacaaaatgaaattaatacATTAAATGATTtctataatatgtatatagaaaataGCGAAAAGTATAAAACGTCTATAGAGCATGTTGCGGAGTATAATACTTATATTGAgctaataaataaaaataaggatTTGTtgaatattaattttaaagatatgtctaatttttataaggcatttgtattattatgtgaaatGTATAATGGACTTGATTCAAACAACTCAGATTGTTCGAAATATTTAGTAAAAGCTAATGAATTTGCTAAAAAGTATGATGATcttaatgaaaattataataatactaaaGACAGTCCCTACAATAAAgtattgtctacattatcaaatgattttaataattttaaaaatatatgtaaaaatgcTCATTCTAGCAATTTTCCAACCCTTCCAACATATCCACGAAGAttagtaataaaaaacacACTAATTTCAAttgcatttatatttgcttcagtatcaattttattgggagtttcttataag tattcgttatttggatttcggaaacgatctcaaaaacaacatttaagagaaaagctaaaaaaataa
- a CDS encoding PIR protein: protein MTLNVCKAFILFEDFLPDNFSFENNNVKYKLYEYYCPFDKETKSGKCRTGNQAVSAATVFLFNYLFADDQYIETDDKNNEYIMYIMLWLSNKMKLLTQGSYGSVEDFYVTFIKNNEHYKEYLDKINKNKKIMYLEIYRMRILYGLLKDLCNAIIKYNNDSSISDFSIFVKNWEKQHKQLVEKKKKFFEDEYYCNVLVTLQNAYQKFKQDNKIQKKLPEIMEVEDITYCKELCKGATSSSKVIHVETRDILPKEKDLEKGKDILRYIDIVKNGFKTYSLYFNFFFTNNVNDLYKKAFPTLKNYYCKFIKFAGTTIGHVNDQLKTAIETYAPDNCISEEKGPEDKPPSSQEDPSGPTGPSEPSEPSEPSDSSNPSDSSNPSNPSDPPISKEQINTPHSSPDLSGSGDSEKNDHEASKITVTSPVIKQETPVFKVAGSGTTEIGENPLIVYKKMGISIIVLLIPIALAIMYKYLPFGWRKKSKKKKKMKRAINMFDTDETTERVINPTDRKKQMQIIINLSTQNKQDKKLTNSSTPKKQDKKLTNSSTPKKQDKKLTNSSTQKKQTKIFINSYTPKKQDKKLTNLSTQKKQTKIFINSYTPKKQDKKLTNLSTQKKQTKIFINSYTPKKQDKKLTNSSTPKKQDKKLTNSYTQKKQTKHFINSIYWEKYPLLNIYKLMKADPVPFIILFFLFIFYVYKRKGDSLE, encoded by the exons ATGACCCTCAATGTG tgtaaagcatttatattatttgagGATTTTTTACCTGATAATTTTTCTTTCGAGAACAATAATgtcaaatataaattatacgAGTATTATTGCCCTTTTGACAAGGAAACAAAAAGTGGAAAATGTAGAACTGGCAATCAAGCAGTTAGCGCTGCTactgtatttttatttaattatttgttCGCCGACGATCAATATATAGAAactgatgataaaaataacgaATATATCATGTATATTATGCTATGGTTaagtaataaaatgaaactaCTTACACAAGGGAGCTATGGAAGCGTGGAAGATTTTTATGTCacgtttataaaaaataatgaacatTATAAAGAATATCTTGataaaatcaataaaaacaaaaaaataatgtatctTGAAATTTATAGAATGCGTATACTTTATGGGTTACTTAAAGATCTGTGTAATgcaattattaaatataacaaCGATTCTTCAATTTCcgatttttcaatttttgttaaaaattgGGAAAAACAACACAAACAACTTgttgagaaaaaaaaaaagttttttGAAGATGAGTATTATTGTAATGTATTGGTGACTTTACAAAATGCTTATCAGAAATTTAAACAAGATAATAAAATCCAAAAAAAACTTCCAGAAATTATGGAGGTAGAAGATATAACTTATTGTAAGGAATTATGTAAAGGAGCAACAAGTTCATCGAAAGTTATACATGTAGAGACCCGAGATATATTGCCTAAAGAAAAAGATTTAGAGAAAGGCAAAGATATATTGAGATATATAGATATTGTTAAAAATGGATTTAAAACGTAtagtttatattttaattttttttttactaataATGTCAATGACTTATATAAAAAGGCGTTTCCAAccttaaaaaattattactgtaaatttataaaatttgctGGTACCACGATTGGTCATGTGAATGACCAACTTAAAACAGCAATAGAAACTTATGCACCAGATAATTGTATATCTGAGGAAAAAGGCCCAGAGGATAAACCACCATCATCTCAAGAAGATCCATCTGGACCAACTGGACCATCTGAACCATCTGAACCATCTGAACCATCTGATTCATCTAATCCATCTGACTCATCTAACCCATCTAACCCATCTGACCCACCAATTTCTAAGGAACAAATTAACACACCGCATTCGTCTCCGGATTTATCTGGAAGTGGAGATTCTGAAAAAAACGATCACGAAGCATCTAAAATAACAGTGACAAGTCCAGTGATTAAACAAGAAACTCCGGTGTTCAAAGTAGCAGGAAGTGGAACAACAGAAATAGGTGAGAATCCACTCATCGTATACAAGAAAATGGGAATTTCAATTATAGTTCTTTTAATACCCATCGCTTTAGCTATTATGTACAag TATTTGCCATTTGGATGGAGAAAGAAAtcgaagaaaaaaaaaaagatgaaaagggctataaatatgtttgatACAGATGAAACAACAGAAAGAGTTATAAACCCAACTGAtcgaaaaaaacaaatgcaaataattataaatttatctaCTCAAAACAAACAGGATAAAAAGCTTACAAATTCATCTACTCCAAAAAAACAGGATAAAAAACTTACCAATTCATCTACTCCAAAAAAACAGGATAAAAAACTTACTAATTCGTCTACTCAAAAAAAACAGactaaaatttttataaattcatatacTCCAAAAAAACAGGATAAAAAGCTTACAAATTTATCTACTCAAAAAAAACAGactaaaatttttataaattcatatacTCCAAAAAAACAGGATAAAAAGCTTACAAATTTATCTACTCAAAAAAAACAGactaaaatttttataaattcatatacTCCAAAAAAACAGGATAAAAAGCTTACAAATTCATCTACTCCAAAAAAACAGGATAAAAAGCTTACAAACTCATATACTCAAAAAAAACAGACTAagcattttataaattccaTTTATTGGGAAAAATATCCAttattgaatatatataaacttatGAAGGCCGATCCTGtaccatttattattttattttttttgtttattttttatgtttataaaagaaaaggcGATTCTttagaataa
- a CDS encoding PIR protein, protein MGQNKTNGTEYFIKTDNKICSTFDTLRKFFPDELDSGEYNFKAAKYKDYFSKSEYTDIDKINGYFLWLLNNILKKIYICGSKENCINVVVVYTFGWLSYKLNQKTKNGITKLNEFYSKYMENANEYKQPIDGVKEYTNYIDFINKNKKLMDIDIKAMSKFYNLFHNLCKMYNELSNARKDSNKYLEYVKNFAEKYNSLFNETFNDTNDSLFKQVLSITSNDYNYIKSKLSEEYIRNQFPELTKEKKAQVSESSPKGTQMDDSSSETSKEISESKVPDSETKIPGSETRVTDSETTLSSSLIINKLISIPFILVITLILLGIAYKYSLFGFRKRSQKQHFREKIKK, encoded by the exons ATGGGACAAAATAAAACGAATGGCACAGAATACTTCATTAAAACGGATAACAAGATa TGTAGTACGTTTGATACTTTGAGGAAATTTTTTCCTGATGAATTGGATTCTGgagaatataattttaaagcTGCAAAATACAAAGACTATTTTTCTAAATCAGAATATACCgatatcgataaaattaatggtTATTTCTTATGGTTActcaataatattttaaaaaaaatatacatttgtGGGTCTAAAGAAAATTGTATTAACGTGGTTGTTGTATACACTTTTggatggttaagttataagttaaatcaaaaaacaaaaaatggaaTCACTAAATTAAACGAGTTTTATAGTAAGTATATGGAAAATGCCAATGAGTATAAACAGCCTATAGATGGAGTTAAAgaatatacaaattatattgattttataaataaaaataagaaattgatggatattgatattaaagctatgtctaaattttataatttatttcataatttgtgtaaaatgtataatgAGCTTTCAAATGCGAGGAAAGATAGCAACAAATATTTAGAATATGTTAAGAATTTTgctgaaaaatataattctcTTTTTAATGAAACTTTTAATGATACTAACGATAGTTTATTTAAACAAGTACTGTCTATTACATCAAAcgattataattatataaaaagtaaATTGTCTGAAGAATATATAAGGAATCAATTTCCAGAACTTACAAAGGAAAAAAAAGCACAGGTTTCTGAATCAAGTCCTAAAGGAACACAAATGGATGACTCCTCGAGTGAAACATCAAAAGAAATTTCTGAAAGTAAAGTACCAGATTCTGAAACTAAAATACCAGGTTCTGAAACTAGAGTAACAGATTCTGAAACGACGCTATCGAGTTcattaataataaacaaactAATTTCAATTCCATTTATATTGGTTAtaacattaattttattaggaattgcatataag tattcgttgtttggatttcggaaacgatctcaaaaacaacatttcagagaaaagataaaaaaataa
- a CDS encoding fam-b protein — MRFNILKYVFFSIIICSFEYAKNELYLVNERTICFERNIKIFRNNRTLADADNQFDLNEFYQSTLSLASQFNDCNDGNKEIAHLRNIIDSYIKKHKERSTILNLKNVDSKAKKLINKFRKELEELTKELDNEMNDELTIQPTHDKIIIKKDENSSVSEHEELKQLENYKNSSVSEHEEFKQLENDENNEIASSSNNKLKIRRKLKKEVIKCIVTCLTFIVIVCSILIGPVYLLALFIPSLISIYWSFWRVDKYRTKLKNISK, encoded by the exons atgagattcaatattttaaaatatgtttttttttcaattattatttgttcttTTGAATATGCCAAAAAT GAATTATACCTTGTAAATGAGAGAACCATCTGTTTTGAaaggaatataaaaatttttaggAATAATAGGACATTAGCAGATGCAGACAATCAATTCGATTTAAATGAGTTTTATCAATCAACTTTGAGTCTTGCAAGTCAATTTAATGATTGTAATGATGGTAACAAAGAAATAGCACACCTTCGAAATATTATAGattcatatataaagaaGCATAAAGAACGTAGCACAATacttaatttaaaaaatgtagataGTAAggcaaaaaaattaattaataagTTTCGAAAAGAATTAGAAGAATTAACAAAAGAGCTTGATAATGAAATGAATGATGAATTAACAATACAGCCAACacatgataaaataataataaaaaaagatgaaaatagtTCTGTATCAGAACATGAAGAGTTAAAACAattggaaaattataaaaatagttcTGTATCAGAACATGAAGAGTTTAAACAATtggaaaatgatgaaaataatgaaattgcATCaagtagtaataataaattaaaaattcgtcgaaaattaaaaaaagaagtaATAAAATGTATCGTGACGTGTTTGACATTTATAGTAATTGTTTGTTCGATACTAATAGGGCCGGTGTACTTATTGGCACTATTTATACCGTCTTTGATTTCCATATATTGGTCCTTTTGGAGAGTTGATAAATATCGCactaaattaaaaaatatatcaaaatga
- a CDS encoding PIR protein — protein MSSKVCGVINVIDNYLYNGPNNPGKYKFNPIFNAYCPNKQSDSNEQTLSCAFITLLALLKDIVDKENLGSDKLAEYAILWLSYKLNQKSHHNNNDLDNFFVQYINNNEKYSEEITDGSDYKSYNDLINKKKNLMSLDINIISSFYDTFKSLCNMYSEIDLEKKQCNKCFENGEEFFEKYEKLKKFSGINERGPYSQILSSLLDDYEKFENKYKSLKCSNISPLVACPRSSVTKNTLITIAIMFVAASILLGVSYKYSLFGFRKRPQKQHLRKKLKK, from the exons atgtctTCTAAAgtg tGTGGTGTAATTAATGTGATCGATAATTACCTTTACAATGGTCCGAATAACCcaggaaaatataaatttaatccTATATTCAATGCGTATTGCCCTAATAAACAATCTGATAGTAATGAACAAACACTTAGCTGTGCTTTTATAACATTGCTAGCTTTACTTAAGGATATTGTTGATAAGGAAAATTTAGGGAGTGATAAACTTGCTGAATAcgctattttatggttaagttacaAACTAAATCAAAAGTCACATCACAACAACAACGATttagataatttttttgttcaatatataaataataatgaaaagtATAGTGAGGAAATAACTGATGGTAGTGATTATAAGAGTTATAATgatcttataaataaaaaaaaaaatttgatgaGTTtggatattaatattatatctaGTTTTTATGAtacatttaaatcattatgtaacatgtataGTGAAATTGATctagaaaaaaaacaatgcaATAAATGTTTTGAAAATGGTGaagaattttttgaaaaatatgaaaaacttaaaaaattttcTGGTATTAATGAAAGAGGCCCTTATTCTCAAATATTGTCTAGTTTATTAGATGATTatgaaaaatttgaaaataaatataaaagtcTTAAATGTAGCAATATTTCACCACTTGTAGCTTGTCCACGAAGTTcagtaacaaaaaatacactaaTTACAATTGCAATTATGTTTGTTGcagcatcaattttattgggagtttcttataag tattcgttatttggatttcggaaacgacctcaaaaacaacatttaagaaaaaagctaaaaaaataa
- a CDS encoding PIR protein, whose amino-acid sequence MDHRMCGRFDHLKIFLPDELNTSTDRDFHANGDIRNYCPNGSSETKECNTNPDKIKAGFIWLFEQNIVNRISNLSKEQTDIFIIYIIIWFNYMLTLKPDNNTSDLNDFYTKYTEDNTHYYYCKKKDVNCNSILKDNLKYNNFKEIIDKRKDLLNINFDDMSKFYDAFKLLCKMYTEFDEHDPKCTEYLKIANQFVEKYKELNGYSDITEGSLYYQVWSTLSNDYDNFKKKCNDSKSYNFPSLPPIKKTQTPLDSSEDNHVQDSEVASSSSSIANKLFIVLSIFGAIAILLGISYKYSLFEFRKRFQKQKLREKIKK is encoded by the exons atgGATCATCGCAtg TGTGGAAGGTTTGATCatttgaaaatttttttacCCGATGAATTAAACACATCTACAGATCGCGACTTTCATGCTAATGGGGATATTAGGAATTATTGCCCTAATGGAAGTTCAGAAACTAAAGAATGCAATACTAATCCCGATAAAATTAAGGCGGGATTTATATGGTTATTTGAACAAAATATTGTTAACAGGATTAGTAATTTAAGCAAAGAACAAACtgacatatttattatatacattattatatggttCAATTATATGTTAACTCTAAAACCAGATAATAACACCAGCGAtctaaatgatttttatacTAAATATACAGAAGATAACAcgcattattattattgtaaaaaaaaagatgttAATTGTAATAGtatattaaaagataatctgaaatataataattttaaggaAATCATAGATAAAAGAAAGGATttgttaaatattaattttgatgatatgtctaaattttatgatgcatttaaattattatgtaaaatGTATACTGAATTTGATGAACACGATCCCAAATGTACGGAATATTTGAAAATAGCTAATcaatttgttgaaaaatataaagaacttAATGGATATTCTGATATTACTGAAGGTAGTCTCTATTATCAAGTATGGTCtactttatcaaatgattatgataattttaaaaagaaatgtAATGATTCTAAAAGTTACAATTTTCCATCCCTTCCACcgataaaaaaaacacaaactCCTTTAGATAGTTCTGAGGATAATCATGTACAAGATTCTGAAGTtgcatcatcaagttcgtcgatagcaaacaaattatttatagttttatcgatatttggtgcaatagcaatTTTGttgggaatttcttataag tattcgttatttgaatttcggaaacgatttcaaaaacaaaaattaagagaaaaaataaaaaaataa